The genomic interval GAAACAGGCATCCATTACAAAATCATCGGTGGTATACCCTTCAAACTGCATAGAGGTCGGTATATATTGTACCAGAATGGTGTTGATATAGCGGTTGTATTACTAAAGAGGGAAAGTATAGTGGTTTGTCCCTGCTTTTCTCAATAATATTTTCATTTTTTTCTAAAACCCCAAATACCTGCCTGGTTTCTTGTATATGCGCATAATAAGGTTAACTATTTCTATGAAAGTGGAAGGCCTCACGGCTGTGGTAATGTACAGAATGTATAGGTAAAGGAATTAAATACCAATAAATACACTAAGCAGAAGACTGTAAAAGAAATCCTGTTTGTGTAATTCTTTGCGTAGCACTTGTATGGCCAAAGAAACCAGATTTCTTACCGATTTATAGGAAAGTGACATCACCTCCATTATTTCTTCGTAGCTCAATTTCTCGTAATAACGTAGATAGAGTGCTTCTTTCTGACGTTTGGGTAAATGATTCATAGAAAGCGCAAGCTTATCGTGCCCCTCTTCCAGGATTTGCTCATGAATTAATTCGGCTTCGCTAGATTCAGCATGGGTTGTCTCCAGGAAGTCAGCGGCTTGCCGGGATAGATTCATTTGTTTTTTTCTGTTTTCAATTTTACTAATTAACTGCCGCCTGAATGCAACCAGCAAATAATATTTGATTGTTTTCACCTGAGCCAGATTCTTTCTTCTCAGCCACAAATCCAGAAATAATTCCTGAATACAATCGCATACCATTTCCTCGTCTGAAACTATGGTGAGCCCATATCCATACAGCATATCCTTGTACTGCACAAATATGTACGAATATGCCTGCTGGTTGCCTCCTGTAAAAGAACGCCATATCTCAGGTTCATTCTCAGGAATGAACAGATCAGGGATGACAGCAGGTTTTTCTATGGGCGTAAACATAACATAACAATTAGATCAGGCGTGCCGGTAAGACTATAGAAATAACTGGCAATAATTATAAATTAAAACAATAAAATCAAATCAAACAACTTCTAAATTTTAGCTTTAGTAAAAGCCAATAAAAAACAGCTATGCTCTTGCGGATAGTAATACTTCTTATTTTATCAATTCCATTTATTTTTTTCACAAAAGGCTATGCTCCATCAACCAGCATAAGACACAGAATAGGCAATTTATTAGTACTATAGTTTAATAACAATAATAGATACTTAAAGAATGAAAATCTTTCTATATATTATCCAGTTCTGACTATATTTTATCTTTTTGAAGCGCCTTATTTAGTTGCCAGGCTATAAAATTATAAACCTTTGAATGATGAGCAACAAAGGTTAGCTCTCAATGTTATAGAAACAAAAAGGCTGAAACCTTGCGATTTCAGCCTTTTTGTTATAACTGACGATAACCTATTTCGCCACCTCAGTCTCCTGGCGATTTTGTAAACGGATCAGATTAAGCGCAGAACCAGCCTTAAACCATTCGATCTGGCCTTCATTGTAGGTATGATTGGCCAGTACATAATCCTTAGAACCGTTGGCATGATTCAGGATAATGATCAATGGAACACCGGGCGTAAAATCTTTCAGACCTATAATGTCAATCGAATCATCCTCCTGTACTTTATCATAATCCTTAGGATTCATAAATGTTAGTCCCAGCATCCCCTGTTTTTTCAGGTTGGTTTCATGAATACGGGCAAATGATTTCACCAGTATCGCCCGAACGCCTAAATGTCTGGGTTCCATCGCTGCATGTTCCCGGGAAGAACCTTCTCCATAATTCTCATCTCCAATTACTACAGAACCAATACCAGAAGCTTTATAGGCACGGGCAACGGCCGGCACTTCCGCATACGTTCCAGAAAGCTGGTTTTTTACACTATTGGTGCGGTCGTTATAGGCATTGGTAGCTCCAATCAGCATATTATTAGATATGTTATCCAGATGACCTCTGTATTTGAGCCAGGGACCAGCCATAGAAATATGGTCAGTAGTACATTTGCCTTTCGCTTTAATCAACAGTTTTAAGCCGGTCAGGTCGGTGCCTTCCCAGGGTTTAAATCCTTCGAGCAGTTGCAGGCGGTCGGAAAGCGGATCTACTTTCACCTGTACGCCAGTGCCATCTTCTGCGGGAGCCAGATACCCGGCATCTTCTACGGCAAATCCTTTAATCGGCAATTCCAGTCCTTTTGGTTCATCGAGTTTTACCTGCTTGCCTTCTTCATTGGTTAACGTATCAGTTACTGGATTAAAAGTAAGATCACCTGCCAGGGCCAAAGCTGTAACAATTTCCGGAGAGGCTACAAAGGCATGTGTATTGGGGTTGCCATCATTGCGTTTGGCAAAATTCCGGTTAAATGACGTAATAATAGAATTTTTACGGTTGGGATCATCCATATGCCGTGCCCACTGTCCGATACATGGTCCGCAGGCATTGGCCAGCACGACACCGCCCATCTCATCAAAAGTTTGCAGCAAACCGTCTCTTTCAGTGGTATAACGCACCAGTTCAGAACCTGGTGTAACAGTAAATTCAGATTTTGCCTTCAGATTTTTAGAAACGGCCTGTTCAGCAATAGAAGCTGCCCTGGTCATATCTTCATAGGAAGAGTTGGTACAGGAACCGATCAAACCTACTTCCAGTTTAGCCGGCCAGCCATGCTCTTTTACCGCTTTTGAAAACTGCGATAAAGGCCATGCCGCATCAGGCGTAAACGGTCCGTTGATGTGTGGTTCCAGTTCAGAAAGGTTGATCTCAATCAGCTGGTCATAGTATTTAGCCGGATCAGCATATACTTCATCATCAGCCCGTAAATATCTGGCTACTTTGTCCGCTTCAGCCGCTATATCCGCCCGTTCAGTACCTTCCAGGTATTCTTTCATTTTCTTATCATAGGCAAATACCGAAGTGGTAGCTCCGATTTCAGCACCCATGTTACAAATAGTGGCTTTGCCGGTACAGGAAATACTTTCCGCTCCATCGCCAAAATATTCTACAATATATCCGGTTCCTCCTTTTACGGTCAGAATGCCAGCTACTTTCAGAATTACGTCTTTGGCAGCTGTCCAGCCACTGAGTTTACCGGTTAGCTTTACGCCAATAAATTTAGGAAACTTCAACTCCCAGGCCATTCCGGCCATTACGTCTACCGCATCAGCACCCCCTACCCCAATCGCAATCATTCCCAAACCACCGGCATTGGGCGTATGAGAGTCCGTTCCGATCATCATCCCACCAGGAAAAGCATAATTTTCCAGTACCACCTGGTGAATAATACCAGCACCGGCTTTCCAGAAACCAATGCCATATTTATTAGAAACAGAAGCCAGGAAATCATATACTTCCTTGTTCTGGTTATTGGCGGTTGCCAGATCCTGGTCTGCACCAATTTTTGCCTGTATCAGGTGATCGCAATGCACCGTTGAAGGCACAGAGACTTTGGATTTACCGGCTTGCATAAACTGCAATAATGCCATTTGAGCCGTTGCATCCTGCATGGCTACCCGATCCGGCGCAAAATCAACATAGGTTTTACCTCTGTCGAAAGCTTTGGTAGGCGTGCCTTCATACAAGTGGGCATACAATATTTTTTCGGACAAGGTAAGCGGACGGCCAACTACTTTTCTGGCTGCTTCTACACGTTCCCCGAAACGGGCATATACTGCCCTGATCATTTCTATATCAAAAGCCATATTTGTTATATATTTAAAGGAATAACAATTGTATTATGCAAAATGGTGCGAACAAAATTATTAAAATATAAATGATTTAAAAATAAATCATATGGACTTATCCACAGAACCCAAAAACAGTTTCTAAGCAAAAGAAGTAAGAAATAGCAGAGAAAATTATCAGTTTAACTGAAAACTTTATATAAAATTCTGCCGTCGCATCATCCTGAAAAACGAACTCTTTGCCTGATTTTATTATTTCTGAACAGGCTTTGCCCATATCAGATAAATGATTCCCATAAACTTGCGTTCACATTTTATAATTTCCAATCCGGCCCGATGAACGAGCTGCAACATATCACGGTCGGCATGACAGCCGATAAAACGGTATTGCAGGGGATCATAGGCATGCTGCACCCATTGGAGTAGCTTGTAAGAACTTTGTCCATGTTCCATCAGCAATATATTTCCGTCTTTTTTACACCAGCTATTCATTTTTTGTAATACACTCACCGGATCAGAATAGGCACAAATGGAGAGTGTAGAAACGATGGTATCAAAAGAATGTGGTGCAAATTCCAGTTCTTCCAAAGCTGAAACTATGAATTGGGCAGGAATGCCGGTTTCTGCGGCAGCTTCTTTCGCTTTTTCAATCATGGCCGGACTTATGTCTACACCGGTTATGACAGCATCTGGCGGATAAAACTTAAAATTAGCTCCAGCTCCTACTGATACTTCCAGAATATTGCCCCTGGCAAAAGCCAGTAATTCTTTTCGCCACTCCTGGTCAAAGCCATTTTTGCGTTTCCGTAAGCGGGCATATTGTTTTGCCTGTTTATTATATAGGGTAATAATCCTTTCCCTTTCCTCCATGACTCAGCTATTTACAACTTTTCCGGAACGGCTTCTGACTGGGTATGGCAAAGAATTTTGCTGAGGCATTTTAGGGTAATCAGATAGGTAGGTTTCACTCCCACCGTACCCAGGCTTCCCGAAGCCAGCGTAGCCCCGGTCACCAGCGGATTATCCGAAGCATAATAGGCATAACGGACTTTTACATTATGATTGACGCTGCTGCGGATCATGGATTGTGCCTGAATGGCTTTCTGATAATGGGCACCCTCCATCTCCAGGCCAATGGCTTTCCAGGAAGAATTGCGGAAATACGACAATACATCCCGGTTTTGCAGCGAAGTACCCAGCACCGTAATCATCGCTCCTTCATAGGTATCAATGCCATCTCCATCAAAATCGGCTTTGGTAAATTCATTCTGCAAGGGATAATTATCTGCAGTACCTTCAAAAATATGAGCAGTTGGAATCATCAGGTCGCCTTTGCCGCCGGTAAGAATGCCTGCTTTTCCCATAATAGAAATGGAAGCCACATTCATGAGAAACCCATGAATAGCATCGTCAAAAGGTTTCAGCAGCTCATCCATCGTTTCAAAAGCCTGTTCGCCAAAAGCATAATCCATCACCAGTATTACCGGCTGGCTTTTCTTTACATAATCTGCCTGGCAGGCAAGCTGGGCAGGCAATTTTTTAAGGTTGATCCTGGCTGTGTCTATCAGTTGTATCAGAATATTGGTTCCTGAAACATCTTCCAGCTGGTGCAGGCCATGCTCCGTGGCATATTGCATCACTTGTTTGCGTAAACTTCCATTTTCTGCTCTGCTCAGCGTCATTGCCAGTTCATACATATCACCCTCGGCCTGTGCATCCCTGAGCGCTGCTGGCGCATACAAACAATTCATCACACTATGCGGATTGGCAGAAATGATATGAAGCGGGCGTTCATGCAACTGTTTATCAAGTAAATACTGCTTAATGTGCCTTGCCCAGCGTTCCCCATACATATGGTGGCCTATGCGTTCCCGTAAAGTAGGCGTAAAGCTGATTTCCCGGTCCAGACGTTGTTTTTCTTCAAGCATCGAAGTTCTGCCCAGAGCATATACAATCTGGAATAAGCCACTGTTTGCACTTGCATTTTCGTTGAAACGATGGTAAGCTCTTTCGGTCTCATGAAAAGTACGTCCGAGAATGGTGCTTACATAGGTTAAGGCAAGCTCTCTTTCCTCATCTTCCACAATACCGCCAGCCTGAATAATAGCCTCCAGTTTTTCCCATTCCCTGGTCATGCCGCCTCTTTCATGAAAAGCATGTTGACGGATTTTGTCGGCTTCCATGAACATAAAGGTAAGATGGGTAAGAATATCATAAATTTCACTGCGGCCATTGGTTACTTCAATTACCATTTGTTCCTCATCCACCCGGTAACAGTTGCGGCGGCGTTTGGCAGGCACCAGTACCGGAAAACGTGAAGACTCATATCCTTCCCTGGAAGTTAAGGTAATAAACCGGCAGGATTCTATGCCTTTGGGCAAACGGTCCATCACATATACTAATCCTTCCAGTTCCACTTTCTGCGGATCATTTACCGAACCATAAATTTCAGGACGGAGCGTAAGTAAAGACCTGCGCATTTCCTCACCAGATACTTTGGAAGGTTTATAATATCCCCGGTTAAACAGGTGACGCATCGTAACATATAGGCGCTCAATAGCAGCCCTGGACTCTTGCGCTCTGGTCAATATAGGATCGTGGGTATGTTTCATACACTATGTTGTTTTTATGGAATCTGGCAATCTCCTTTTCAGATTTTATCTCTGGCTGGATCAAAATACGACGACGATGTTCTGTAAAGAAATCTACATTCAGCTATGCCTTGTTAGATAATACCTAACTGTGTTTTGAGAAAGTGATGCCTTTATTTCGCGGTGTAAGTTTACTCAATAAGTATAGACTAATAAAATTAAACAAATTAGAACATGGTAAAACCCTTATACTTTATTCCTATTAGCCTTTTGTTATTATTTCTAACAAACTAATTTTTTTGGGTAGATTAAGTAAATGGAGGCAAAGCCAGGAGAATGATTTAGCAAGTATTGAAAACCTGTACTCTCTACAGAACAGTTAGAAATTAGACGTTTGGCAAAAGGAAATGAAGGTGGCTCAGGCAGAATGAGATATACTAAATCAGCATCTTTTGCAAGGACAAGGGGAAATACTGGGATTTATAAAGGAGTATAGAATATGTATACAACTATATTAAATTGCTTCGGCTCCCGCCATGCAAGCGTTGAAAAGATGTGTAAAGTGATGAAAGTAAGTGTTACTGGCTCTACAATTGCAATGTTCGCCTCTGGGCTCTATTGTGGCTCAAACAACCTGTCGGTTGCCCAATAATCAACAAAGAAAAATTATTAGCAGATATACACAAAGTATATAATAATAGCAAAGTGCGGAACCGATGATGCTTACGGGCATGGAAGGTCCATGTATACCTTAGGATCACCAGTGAATTAAGAGAACAGGTATCCAAGTTACGGACATCGGTAGCCAGACAGATCTACGACAGATGCTGTACATCTGTCGTTGGATTTATGAAGAAAACAAACATTAAATCATGTATTATGAGTAGAGAACTGTTGGGATAAGGCGATAGCAGAAATCATCTTCAAAACCTTGAAAACTGAATTGATTTATCATGTTCATTACTATACAAAGCA from Rhodocytophaga rosea carries:
- a CDS encoding RNA polymerase sigma factor; this translates as MFTPIEKPAVIPDLFIPENEPEIWRSFTGGNQQAYSYIFVQYKDMLYGYGLTIVSDEEMVCDCIQELFLDLWLRRKNLAQVKTIKYYLLVAFRRQLISKIENRKKQMNLSRQAADFLETTHAESSEAELIHEQILEEGHDKLALSMNHLPKRQKEALYLRYYEKLSYEEIMEVMSLSYKSVRNLVSLAIQVLRKELHKQDFFYSLLLSVFIGI
- a CDS encoding class I SAM-dependent methyltransferase produces the protein MEERERIITLYNKQAKQYARLRKRKNGFDQEWRKELLAFARGNILEVSVGAGANFKFYPPDAVITGVDISPAMIEKAKEAAAETGIPAQFIVSALEELEFAPHSFDTIVSTLSICAYSDPVSVLQKMNSWCKKDGNILLMEHGQSSYKLLQWVQHAYDPLQYRFIGCHADRDMLQLVHRAGLEIIKCERKFMGIIYLIWAKPVQK
- a CDS encoding DUF6909 family protein; this translates as MKHTHDPILTRAQESRAAIERLYVTMRHLFNRGYYKPSKVSGEEMRRSLLTLRPEIYGSVNDPQKVELEGLVYVMDRLPKGIESCRFITLTSREGYESSRFPVLVPAKRRRNCYRVDEEQMVIEVTNGRSEIYDILTHLTFMFMEADKIRQHAFHERGGMTREWEKLEAIIQAGGIVEDEERELALTYVSTILGRTFHETERAYHRFNENASANSGLFQIVYALGRTSMLEEKQRLDREISFTPTLRERIGHHMYGERWARHIKQYLLDKQLHERPLHIISANPHSVMNCLYAPAALRDAQAEGDMYELAMTLSRAENGSLRKQVMQYATEHGLHQLEDVSGTNILIQLIDTARINLKKLPAQLACQADYVKKSQPVILVMDYAFGEQAFETMDELLKPFDDAIHGFLMNVASISIMGKAGILTGGKGDLMIPTAHIFEGTADNYPLQNEFTKADFDGDGIDTYEGAMITVLGTSLQNRDVLSYFRNSSWKAIGLEMEGAHYQKAIQAQSMIRSSVNHNVKVRYAYYASDNPLVTGATLASGSLGTVGVKPTYLITLKCLSKILCHTQSEAVPEKL
- a CDS encoding aconitate hydratase produces the protein MAFDIEMIRAVYARFGERVEAARKVVGRPLTLSEKILYAHLYEGTPTKAFDRGKTYVDFAPDRVAMQDATAQMALLQFMQAGKSKVSVPSTVHCDHLIQAKIGADQDLATANNQNKEVYDFLASVSNKYGIGFWKAGAGIIHQVVLENYAFPGGMMIGTDSHTPNAGGLGMIAIGVGGADAVDVMAGMAWELKFPKFIGVKLTGKLSGWTAAKDVILKVAGILTVKGGTGYIVEYFGDGAESISCTGKATICNMGAEIGATTSVFAYDKKMKEYLEGTERADIAAEADKVARYLRADDEVYADPAKYYDQLIEINLSELEPHINGPFTPDAAWPLSQFSKAVKEHGWPAKLEVGLIGSCTNSSYEDMTRAASIAEQAVSKNLKAKSEFTVTPGSELVRYTTERDGLLQTFDEMGGVVLANACGPCIGQWARHMDDPNRKNSIITSFNRNFAKRNDGNPNTHAFVASPEIVTALALAGDLTFNPVTDTLTNEEGKQVKLDEPKGLELPIKGFAVEDAGYLAPAEDGTGVQVKVDPLSDRLQLLEGFKPWEGTDLTGLKLLIKAKGKCTTDHISMAGPWLKYRGHLDNISNNMLIGATNAYNDRTNSVKNQLSGTYAEVPAVARAYKASGIGSVVIGDENYGEGSSREHAAMEPRHLGVRAILVKSFARIHETNLKKQGMLGLTFMNPKDYDKVQEDDSIDIIGLKDFTPGVPLIIILNHANGSKDYVLANHTYNEGQIEWFKAGSALNLIRLQNRQETEVAK